The nucleotide sequence CGGTACTATTAGCGAAGGTTTACAAGATGCAGTTACCGGTAGTTTAGCGGAAGATGACACCCAATTAACTAAATTTCACGGTTTTTATCAACAAGACGATCGTGATCTTCGTCAAGAACGCAGCGAACAAAAACTAGAACCACTATTTAGTTTTATGTTGCGTGCGCGTGTACCAGGTGGTGTTGCTACGCCAGAGCAATGGCTAGCAATTGATAGCATGGCTGATAATTACACCATTTATGGTTCATTGCGCTTAACAACTCGTAATACTTTCCAGTATCACGGCATGTTAAAACCAAACATTAAAAATGTGATCCAAGGTTTGGATGATATTGGCTTAGATTCTTTAGCCGCATGTGGTGATGTAAACCGTAACGTTACCTGTAACACTAACCCAGTTCAATCGCATCTGCACCAAGAAGCGTTTGAGATGGCTCGAGGTATTTCAGAGCACTTACTACCGCAAACCAAAGCCTATAGTGAGATTTGGTTAGACGGTAAGAAACAAGATCTGAACGACGTGCCAGCTGAAGAAGTAGAGCCTATTTATGGTGAAACTTATTTACCGCGTAAATTCAAAATTGCAGTCGCAGTGCCTCCGCACAACGATGTTGATGTATATACCAACGATCTTGGATTAGTAGCTATTACTGAAGGTGAAGGCGAAACAGCCAAAATCATCGGTTACAACATCACTGTTGGTGGCGGTATGGGTTCAACTCATGGCGATGTAGAAACATATCCTCGTTTGGCGTCAGAGCTAGGTTTTGTTGAAGTTAAAGATGCAATCAAAGTATCGGAAGCGGTGTTAAAATCTCAGCGTGATCTAGGTAACCGAGTGGTTCGAAAAAATGCTCGCTTAAAGTATACCGTTGATCGCATTGGTCTTGATGCATTTCGTGACGCTGTTGAAGCGCACGCGGGCTTTAAGATGCAACCTTCAAAACCGGTTAAGTTCACCTTACAAGGTGATCGCTTAGGCTGGGTTAAGGGTGTTGATAATAACTGGCACTTAACTCTGTTTGTCGAAAACGGTCGTATTATTGATACCGATACTCGTCAATTAAAAACTGGCATGAAAGAAATCGCAAAAGTTCATAAAGGCGATTTCCGTATGACGGCAAATCAAAACGTTATCATCGCTAATGTTCCTGAAGATGAAAAAGTAATGATTGAAGGCATGGCCAAACAATACGGCTTATACCGCACATTTAACGAAGGTGGCGTTAGTCCTATCCGTGGCAACTCAATGGCTTGTGTCGCGTTGCCAACTTGTGCTTTAGCAATGGCCGAAGCAGAGCGTTACCTGCCAACTTTAATCGATAAGGTTGATGGTTTAGCCGCTAAACACAATATTAGCGAACAAGATATCGTGTTAAGAATGACAGGTTGTCCAAACGGCTGTGCTCGTCCATTTGCCGCAGAAATCGCCTTTGTTGGTAAAGGGCCTGGTAAATACAACATGTACCTAGGAGCCGATGGCTTAGGTACTCGCTTAAACAAATTACATTTAGAAAATATTGGTGAAGACGATATTTTAGCTGAATTAGATCGCTTATTTTCATTGTTTGCAGAGCATAGATTGGAAGCAGAACGATTTGGTGATTTTGTTGTTCGTTATGGCGTTATCAAAGCAACGATTGAAGGAAAAGACTTTCACCAATAATGGTGAAAATCTTTAGATGAATGACATTATGAGCGCGAACGGTACTAACACCCTAGTAGTTAACAAAGAGCTGGTTAACGAAGAGCTGGTTAACAAAGAGCTGGTTAACGATGAACGAATTGACGATAAAGTACTCAAAAGTGCGTCATCGTTAACAGCAAATTTCGATTTAGAAAAAGTAAATTCAGAACTTGTTAATCTAACTGCTGAACAACGTGTCGCCTGGGCCTTAGAAAATTTACCTGGTCAAGCGGTATTGTCGTCTAGCTTTGGTATTCAATCTGCGGTAATGTTACATCTAGTGACTCAGCAACAGCCTGATTTACCTATTATTTTAATTGATAGTGGCTATTTATTTGACGAAACATACCAATTTATAGACCAACTAACCGAACGATTAAAACTGAACTTGAAGATTTACCAAGCCAATATTTCACCGGCATGGCAGGAAGCACGTTTTGGTAAGTTATGGGAAAATGGCTTAGATGGTATTAAGCAATACAATCAAATAAACAAAGTAGAACCGATGCGTCGTGCGTTAAACGACTTGCAAGTTAATACTTGGTTTAGTGGCATACGCCAAGGCCAGTCACAATCACGAGCAAATAAATCAATTGCAGAATACAGTTTCATCAAGGGTGAGCAACAAGCCGCAATCAAGTTGCACCCAATCCTTGAATGGACTAACCGTGATATATACCAGTACTTACAAAAGCATAATTTACCTTATCACCCATTATGGGAAGAAGGTTATGTTTCTGTTGGTGATAAGCAGACAACGAAAAAATTAGAAGCAGGCATGAGTGAAGAAGAAACTCGATTCTTTGGTTTAGCTCGTGAATGTGGATTACATGAATACAATGACGGAGGTGGTATTTAATGGAAACGTTACCATTATTTCTTAAACTAACTAACAAGCCAGTATTGGTTGTTGGTGGTGGCGATGTTGCGTTAAGAAAAGTGCAAAGCTTAGTAAACGCAAATGCAATGGTAACCGTAGTTGCAACCAAAGTATGTGAGCAGTTACTTTCGATTAAAGAGCCTAATTTAAAGATTGTTATTAGCGAATATCAACAATCATTTTTACAAAACCAGCGATTAGTTATTGCCGCGACGAATGATTTAGCAGTAAACACTTTGATCCACGACCAAGCCGAAGCTGCCGACATATGGGTAAATGTTGTCGATCAAAGCGATTTATGCGAATTCACTTTTGGCGCGGTCATTGATCGTAGCCCATTAATGATTGCTATTGGTAGTAATGGTAAAGCACCAGTATTAGCGCGTTTGTGGAAAGAACAACTAGAAAAGTCTATTCCTCGTTGGACTGGGAAGTTGGCCACTGTCGCAGCGCAATATAGAGCTGAAGTGAAAGAAAAAATTACCAGCTTCCAATCACGTAGACATTTTTGGGAATCAGTTTTTAGAGGTAAAGCAAGTCAAGCAGCGGCGATGGGGAATTGGAAAAAAGTCGACGCTTACTGCAAAGCAGAATTAAAAAATTCGGTGAAACAACAGCGCACTGAAGATAAACAAAAACGTCCTAATATGGGACAAGTTTTCCTTACTGGTGGTGGTCCAGGAAATCCGGATTTATTAACCATAAAAGCATTACAAAGCATGCAAATTGCCGACGTGATTGTCTACGATTCGTTGATTTCGCCAGAAGTATTGGCGCTTTGTCGCAAAGATGCGGAAATGATTTTAGTTGGCAAACAAGCTGGTAATCATATTATGGTTCAGGAAAACATTAATCAGCTTTTAGTCGATTTAGCAAAACAAGGTAAAATCGTTTGTCGTCTTAAAGGCGGCGACCCTTACATTTTTGGTCGTGGTGGTGAAGAAGCACAACTATTAGCAGATAATCGCGTACCGTTTGAAGTTATTCCAGGAATTACGGCAGCAGCAGCATGTTCAGCCTCAACCGGTATCCCTTTAACTCATAGAGATTATTCGCAATCGGTTCAGTTTGTTACTGGTCATGCAAAACAAATTAGTAATTCCGCTAATCAAGGGAATGACAATCAAGAAGTGAATTGGAAGTCGTTAGCGCTAAGTAATAATACCCTGGTCATCTATATGGGGGTAATGCGCAGTACCAATATTAAAACGCAACTGATTAAATATGGCCGTGATCCACACACCCCTGTTGCCATCATTGAAAAAGGTACTCGCGCCGATCAGCGTGTTATAACAGGAACATTGGATATGTTGGATATTCTTGTTGAAGAGCACAATATAGGCTCTCCTGCCCTAACCATTATCGGTGAAGTAGTATCCCTGCATAGAGAGTTATACAAAGGAAGTTTAGATGCAGACTTTGACATCAATGGTATTGTGGGCGCTGAAAATACAATTTCATTAGTTAATCCAGCTGCATAAAATTCGCTTAAAAAAGCTTGCAATATTAGGTGCATGTTTTATTTTACCAACATGCACTTAAAATCATTTACAGCTAATTTTTACCAAACTGCGCAAACCCTATGTAGAATAGGTGTCTATAGTTTAGCGTTATTTACAGTATTTAGTTGTTCAAACTTAAATTCACGTTCCGCTGAATACTGCGAAAATAATTGGAAGATCACTGGTTATTACACGCCGATAGAGCTCGACTTCAAATCAAAGCAAACACGTCTTATTCGTATTTCATCAACGCAAAGTTATATGCTGAATGAAGACTTTGTCAACGCGGTAAAAATTGAAGGTTGGGGGAAAACCAAATTTGGTTGGTATCTCGGATATTACGGCAAAACTTGGCACAAACAATCAAAACCTTTAAATGCTTATGGTCGCGCGTTAACGAAAGGTGCAATTGCCGTAGATAAAAACTTAATTGCTAAAGATAGCGTGGTCAAAATCCAAGGATTAGAATCGATACTTAATATCGACCAATTTGTTGCTGTTGATGTAGGCAGTGCGATTAAACAAAAGCGAATTGATGTTTATACCGGCGAAGGTTTAAGCGCGAAACAAAAAACTTATGCGGTAACAGGTAACCACCAAGTCTGTTTCAATAGTTTAAGTCCTGCACCAGTGATTTCGTTATAGACAGCGCAAGTGTTTATCATTGCCGTTTAATGTAAAGTTTTACATAAAAAACTAACTTGCGACCTTTTTACCTAACCTCAATCCTTGACGAGAAAAACGACTGAAGCCTCGGGTGAATAAGAACCCCGCAAGCACCGCCACTAACAACATAATTCTAAATAATTCAAATTGACCGCGTATTTGTTTTTCCATGGTATTGGTTAAAGTATCTTCCACCAAAGTTAAACGTAAATAGCCGACTAAGTTATCGTTACGTATTTCGGCGATAAAAGGTGAGTATTGATCACTCTCATCAGTACTGCCGCCTTCAATGCCGTATAACTCTTTTACCGGTGTTGCCAGTTCTGATTCAGCAATGACTTGCCCATTTTTATCATACAATCTTGCCGATAAGACCAAATCACTATTGGCCAATGATTCTACAAATTGACGGATTTGCTTTTTATTTCCAGTATTTAATATCACAGCCGCGCTATTGACTGCTTGCTGTAAAAATTGGGTCGACACCTCACTTACGTGTTTATCTAGCCCGTCTTCACTGTCACTGACACCCGTTACTGATAAATGTAAAATCATGAGCAATAAAATAATTGCGACACCAATTTGCATCAACTTGTTATAGATTGACGTTACTTGTGGGTAAATTATTTCATTTGTATCTGTCATCAGCAATACAACTTAATAAGTAATAAAAAAGTTAAAAAAGATATATACACTATAGAGGGATTTTTGCGATTATAGAATCACTTTTTAGTGGTATAACCAAAGTTTAATTAAATTATGACGTCGCCAACATTTTCAAGCTCTTATTCGATCACCAACAATGAACTTCAACTTGCTTCCATGTTTAATGAGCAAGCAGAAAACTTACCTGTATCGCTAACACTATCAGCAAATAGTTTTAACCTTGTAGCTAACGCACAACTATCAGCTATGGAGAACAGTACGACCGGCGCTAACGAATGCTACGAACTGGTTTTGTTTGGCGATACCAACATAGCCCACTTAAAATCAATAATGTCGCTGCTAAACATTGATTCGATGATACTTAATGCAATCAATTCTCGCGCTGACAAAGTAAGTTATCGCTTTGATACCGGGTTAAATAATGTTGAACAGATAAAGTCGGCACTCGATGAATATGCACTCAAAAATAACTTTGAATTAGCGTTAGTAAAAAACGCGCCATCGTTAAACGAACCTGGTCTATTAGTCATGGACATGGACTCAACGACGATTCGAATAGAATGTATCGATGAAATTGCAAAACTTGCAGGTGTCGGCGAAGAAGTCAGTAAAGTGACCGAATTAGCAATGCAAGGAGAGCTTGATTTTGCCGAAAGTCTTCGTGCTCGTGTAGCAACTTTAAAAGATGCGCCGGAATCTATTTTACAACAGGTTGCAGATAATTTGCCGCTTATGCACGGTTTAGAAGTGTTATTAAAAATCCTTAAACAACACAATTGGAAAGTTGCCGTTGCTTCCGGAGGGTTTACTTATTACACCGAAATTCTTAGAGCGCAGTTAGGCTTAGACGCAACGCAAGCAAACGATTTAGAAATTGTCGATGGTAAACTAACCGGCAAAGTTTTGGGCAGTATTACCGATGCACAAGTAAAGGCAGATACCTTGACCAAATTGTCGTCTGAATATGGCATCAGCAATCAACAAACTGTGGCGATGGGCGATGGCGCTAATGATTTAACTATGATGCAAGCGGCAAACTTAGGCATCGCATTTGAAGCCAAGCCTGTGGTATTAAAACAAGCGAGCTGTGCGATAAACTTCTCAGGTCTTGATTGCATGTTGCACTGGCTAAAGTAACACTGTATATTTATACACTAAAAATATTTATCAATCTAATTGCTAGTGGCTAGAACATAAATGGCTAAACCAAAAATCACTTTTGTTTGTAATGACTGTGGCTCGGACTTTCCGCGCTGGATGGGACAATGTACCGATTGTAAAGCATGGAATACCTTAGTTGAAATGAAAATTTCGCCAAGCAAGGCGAAAGCAGCCAATAACAAAAGCTTATCTGGTTATGCTGGTGGCATTGGTGGCGGCTCGAAAAAGATTAACGAAATTGAGTCGTTAGATGCTGAAAAAAGAGCAAGTGGTATTGGTGAGCTTGATCGCGTCCTTTGTGGCGGTGTCACTAAAGGTTCAGTAAATATTATCTCTGGCGACCCTGGCGCTGGTAAAACCACATTATTATCCGATCTTGTCGCTCGCATGTCTGCAGATACTGCGTCATTATATTGTACTGCCGAAGAATCATTATCTCAGTTTAAAAATCGAGTTGACCGTTTAAAGCTAGATTACAATCAAGATAACTTATTTTTATTATCTGAAACTAGTGTCGAAGCGATTATCGAAGAACTTGAATCTAATCAGATTAAATTTGCCGTTATCGATTCAATTCAAGCGGTTGTTACTGATAACGCCAATGGAAGTCCTGGCTCGCCTTCGCAAGTAAAAAGCGCTGCTCAAGCATTAACTCAATACTGTAAGCAAAATGATGTCACCATGTTTCTTATTGCCCACGTCAATAAGAACAATGAAATAGCTGGCCCTCAAACCCTTGTTCATATCGTCGATGCGTTATTGCATATTGACACCAACGACGGTCAGGTACGGACCTTACGCGCTAATAAAAACCGTTTTGGCGATATTGATACGGTTGGTATCTTCAAAATGACTGAACGCGGTATGACTAGCGTCGACAATCCAAGTGAAATATTTTTATCCGGTTCATCGACTGAATCTCCAGGTTCCACAATCACCTGTATTCGTAAAGGAAATCGCAATCTGTTACTTGAAATTCAGTGTTTAACCACAGAAACAGAAGCAGAATTTCCACAACGTGTTTGTGTTGGTCTTAATATGAACCGTATCAAAATGCTTACCGGCATATTGCGTAAACATACTAAGACGAAAATTTACCATGACACGTTTTTTAATATTGTAGGTGGTTTAAAAATTGACGAGTCTGAAACTTGTATCGACTTGGCATTAGTCACTGCTCTATTGAGTAGCTTAAATGAATTTATCATGCCGCGTAGCACCTGCATTATGGGCGAGTTAAGTTTAAACGGCGATGTCAGACCAATTGATAGCGGTGTTCCAAGAGTCAAAGAAGCCGCACAGCATGGTTTCACTGAAATATATATTCCTCATCGAAATTATCATAAATCTATGGAAGGATTGGGGGCACGAATTGTTCCGGTCAAAACTATCCATGAATTAATGACCCTGATCAGTTAAAGAACAGAGCAATCTTTATCATTACCGCGAATAATTTGGCTTGAAATATGCTGATATGCAATCTAATTTGTTATTTCCTTCGACAGGTCGAGCAGTCAAAGGTAGAATAGCCGCTTTTTTGCACATGTTTAAATTACTCAGATAAGATCATTACTAACCATGCCGTACTCGTTTTTTAAGATATTTACATTTATATCTAGTCTTACTTTTGCAATCACTTTCTCTTCGCTTGTAAATGCTCAATCTTCCTTAGCGGATGCCACTTCAAGCAACGAAGTTAATGAGCCGTTAACACTTGAACGTATGTATTCTTCACCGGCATTAGCTGGTGAAAAGGTTATTAAATTAAAGTACACCGCAGACAGCAAAAAAATTACTTATTTAAAAACCAAGCAAGAAAATCGAAGTCGTTATGACTTGTGGCAGTACGATATTGCAACAGCTCAACATAGTTTAATTGTTGATGCTGACTCGATTTTTTCAGGTATTGAGGTGTTAAGCGAGGAAGAAAAATATCGCCGCGAACGTTTACGTCTGCGTGGAAGCGGAATTATCGAATACTTCTTATCAGCAGACAGCAATAAAGTTGTTTTCCCAATCAATGGTGATTTATATCTTTATACTTTTGATACAAAGAAAACTTCTCGCCTTACCGACGACGATGATTTTGAGACCGATATTAAATTTTCGCCAAAAGGTAATTTTGTTTCATTTATTAAGCAACAAAATATCTACATTATTGATTTAGATGAAAAGACAGTACAAGCACTGACCACAGACGGCAGTGGTACCATCAAAAATGGTATGGCGGAGTTTGTCGCGCAAGAAGAGATGGACCGAATGAGCGGCTATTGGTGGTCGCCGAATGAAAAATACATAGCATTTTTACGAGTAGACGAATCGCCCGTACCTACGGTGATTCGTAATGAAATTTATGCGGACAGCATTAAACTGATAGAGCAACGATATCCTAGTGCCGGCAGCAACAATGTCGACATATCTTTGCGCACTGTCCGAGTAAGCGATGGCAGTATTAAAAAACTCAACTTAGGTACTGAGAAGGATATATATATTGCCCGGGTAAAATGGCTGCCCGATTCGAAAACGGTTAGTTATCAGTGGCAAGATCGCAGTCAGAAAAAGTTAGAATTAAGGTTTCATAACCTCAATTCTAAAAAAACAAAAACGATCTTAACCGAGAGTTCTGATTACTGGATTAATATAAACGATGATTTAAAATTTTTATCCAACGGCGAGCAATTTATATGGGCTTCAGAGCGAGACGGTTTTAAGCATTTATACCTTTATAAAAACAATGGTGAAATGATCACTCAATTGACCAAAGGTGAATGGGTGGTAGACAAATTAGTCGCTGTAGATGAGAGTAAAGGTTTAGTATATTTTACCGGCCGCGCTGATACGCCGATGGAAAAGCACCTTTATAAAACAACGCTTGACGGTAAAGCGCCAGAGCATGTGATCCCTTTGACAAAACGAGGCGGTTTTCATCAGATAACGTTCGCTGCGGATAAGCAAACATATATTGATAATTACTCAAACATCAATACGCCGTGGCAATTAAGTTTACATAATGTCAGCGGTGCCCATCTTGACTATTTATTAGAAAACAAAGTTGACGAAGAACATCCTTTGTTTACATATAAAGATAACTTAGTGACGCCTGAATTCGGCTCTTTAATAGCAGATGATGGCAAAACAAAACTGTTTTACCGTCTCTACAAACCAACGAATAAGCAACCAGGAAAGCGCTACCCTGTAATTGTAAGTGTTTATGGCGGACCGCACGCTCAACGAGTGAATAACAAATGGGTAGACATTGGCTTTAACCAGTATATGGCCAATAGAGGCTATGTGATTTTTCAATTGGATAATCGCGGTTCGAACTATCGAGGTACCGAGTTCGAGTTTATTATTAAAGATAAACTTGGTGCTGTTGAGTTACGCGATCAAATCAGCGGCGTAAAATATCTTCGCACTTTACCTTTTGTCGATAAGAACAATATTGGTGTTTATGGCCACAGTTATGGTGGCTATATGGCGTTAATGGCAATGTTTAATGGTAGTGAGTATTTTAAAGCAGGGGTAAGTGGCGCACCCGTAACAGATTGGTTGTTGTATGATACACATTACACCGAGCGATACTTAAGCCATCCACAAAACAACGCTGACGGCTACACAAACAGCTCGGTATTTCCTTATGTGGCAAACTTTAATGACGATAGAGGGTTACTCATTTATCACGGTATGGCCGATGATAATGTATTGTTTACTAACACCACCAAACTTATTAAAGCTTTGCAAAACAATAACAAACAATTTGAATTGATGACCTACCCTGGTAGTAAACATTCGATGCGTGGTAAAAAGGTGAAAATGCACCTTTATAGTACTATTGAAAAGTTTTTCGACAACCAGCTAAAGAAATAATAGTGGATAGCTCAATTCATTGAAAAATGATTTGAGCTATCCACTTTAATTAAGCATTGTTGCACTATTTTTCTGGACAACTCTATTTAGAGTCTACTTCAAGTCGTTCGATAATCGCGCCGTTGAAATGTATAACTTCTTGCTCTGTTCCATAACGTAATATTGCAGATGAATACATTGTGTTGTGCTTTAAGTCGATGACTAGTGTTACAAAATCAGGTTTGTCTTTTTCTTGCCAATTGACGATGAACAAACGCTCGCCGATTTTTCTAGATTGGTAAGGTATATTACTTGCCTTATTGCCTTTACGCTGCCCACTAATCCATTCGTAACCTAATAAGCCGTCATCAAAACTAATCTTGAGTCCTCCACCGGTTTGATAAAAATACTCAAAGCTAACGCCGTCTAGCAAGTGCTCTGCTACGGCGTATTTATCGGATGCATCTGTTGACGCCTGCAGCGGAGCGGAAATTAATGCGGCTATAGCGAGCGTGAAATAAAGATATATTACTTTGTTCATAATTATTTGCCTTTAATCCAAGCTTTTAACCTAGGTCTTTAATGAGCGTTTTTAACCAACGCTCTTCATTGATAAAACCCCAACTCCAATCTTTATATTTTTCACCTATACCGTCTTTCAAAATCTGTTCACTACTTTTACCAGCAGCTAAAGCTGAGCTCACTCGCTCAATTGAATACTCAAGCATGGCTACAACTTGTTGTAATCCTTTTAAATCAGTAATGTCACCGTGACCAGGAATAATAACCACATCGCTTGGGTACGATTCTGTGACCTTTTTAACGTTAGCTAAATAACCTTTAACTGAGCCGCCATGGTCTAAATCAATATAAGGGAATCGCCCCTGAAAGAATAAGTCGCCCATATGTAAAACATTAGTGTTTTTAAAATAAACAATACTGTCACCATCAGTATGACCATGAGGAAAATGTACTATTTTGACTTCTTCATTGTGTAAATGAATGGTGATACCTTGCTCATAGGTCACAACCGGTAAATCTGCGTCAGCTTGCTTATTGTCTTCTTTGACACGAGTGCGGACATTTTCGTGAGCAAAAATCGGCGCTTGCTTGCCAAAATAGCCATTACTGCCAGTATGATCACCATGGTAATGCGTATTTATAATGTATTTAAGCTCAGCTTTATTTAATGTTTTCATTGCCGCTTCGATTTTTTCTGCCAATGGCGCAAATTTATCATCCACCAAAAGTAAACCGGCATCAGTTGCTAAAACACCGATATTTCCACCAGGGCCAGTTAAAACATAAACATCCCCCGCTACATTTTCCGCTTTAATTTCAGCGTCTGAGAAATCTCGGGCAGCCATACAACTCATCGACATAACCAAGGACAAAGCTGCCATAAAACCTGATAAAGCTATTCGCATTTTATTCTCCGCATTCTTTTAAATTATTATTTAGCTTCTTATTTAATTTTTTATTTAGTTTTAGTTATTTAACTGAACGCTAAACACCTATAGATACAAGCCTAACAAACATCTTGTAATTTACCAGTGACACTAAGAGCTAGTTATTCTCATCTAGGTTTAAATCAAAACCTAAATCAAAGCTTAACTGCGGCTCATGCAGCTGATTGTCGCTATCATCATTATTTTCTATTTTATTGAGTGAATCTTCCAATTCAGCAAAGCCAACACTAATTCCTATTAGCCTTACCTTTTTACCCTCGCCACGTGCCAGCGCTTGCGGCAGTAATTTGGCAAACAATTGATTATCAACGCCCTTTTGTGAATTTTCGACCGTAGTCTGAGTAAAGTCTGCAAACTTAATTTTAATGCCTTGTTTTATCACTTTAAGGTTTCTAACTTTTTCTAATCGCTGTTCAAATTTCGGCAATAAATTGTCGATTACTTCTAAGCATTGCTCTTCTGTTTCTATGTCTTCCATTAAGGTGGTTTCAATGGCTAGTGATTTTCTCA is from Thalassotalea crassostreae and encodes:
- the cysI gene encoding assimilatory sulfite reductase (NADPH) hemoprotein subunit, producing MSSTDTKTQKLAVNEGIKTKSNFLRGTISEGLQDAVTGSLAEDDTQLTKFHGFYQQDDRDLRQERSEQKLEPLFSFMLRARVPGGVATPEQWLAIDSMADNYTIYGSLRLTTRNTFQYHGMLKPNIKNVIQGLDDIGLDSLAACGDVNRNVTCNTNPVQSHLHQEAFEMARGISEHLLPQTKAYSEIWLDGKKQDLNDVPAEEVEPIYGETYLPRKFKIAVAVPPHNDVDVYTNDLGLVAITEGEGETAKIIGYNITVGGGMGSTHGDVETYPRLASELGFVEVKDAIKVSEAVLKSQRDLGNRVVRKNARLKYTVDRIGLDAFRDAVEAHAGFKMQPSKPVKFTLQGDRLGWVKGVDNNWHLTLFVENGRIIDTDTRQLKTGMKEIAKVHKGDFRMTANQNVIIANVPEDEKVMIEGMAKQYGLYRTFNEGGVSPIRGNSMACVALPTCALAMAEAERYLPTLIDKVDGLAAKHNISEQDIVLRMTGCPNGCARPFAAEIAFVGKGPGKYNMYLGADGLGTRLNKLHLENIGEDDILAELDRLFSLFAEHRLEAERFGDFVVRYGVIKATIEGKDFHQ
- a CDS encoding phosphoadenylyl-sulfate reductase, coding for MNDIMSANGTNTLVVNKELVNEELVNKELVNDERIDDKVLKSASSLTANFDLEKVNSELVNLTAEQRVAWALENLPGQAVLSSSFGIQSAVMLHLVTQQQPDLPIILIDSGYLFDETYQFIDQLTERLKLNLKIYQANISPAWQEARFGKLWENGLDGIKQYNQINKVEPMRRALNDLQVNTWFSGIRQGQSQSRANKSIAEYSFIKGEQQAAIKLHPILEWTNRDIYQYLQKHNLPYHPLWEEGYVSVGDKQTTKKLEAGMSEEETRFFGLARECGLHEYNDGGGI
- the cysG gene encoding siroheme synthase CysG gives rise to the protein METLPLFLKLTNKPVLVVGGGDVALRKVQSLVNANAMVTVVATKVCEQLLSIKEPNLKIVISEYQQSFLQNQRLVIAATNDLAVNTLIHDQAEAADIWVNVVDQSDLCEFTFGAVIDRSPLMIAIGSNGKAPVLARLWKEQLEKSIPRWTGKLATVAAQYRAEVKEKITSFQSRRHFWESVFRGKASQAAAMGNWKKVDAYCKAELKNSVKQQRTEDKQKRPNMGQVFLTGGGPGNPDLLTIKALQSMQIADVIVYDSLISPEVLALCRKDAEMILVGKQAGNHIMVQENINQLLVDLAKQGKIVCRLKGGDPYIFGRGGEEAQLLADNRVPFEVIPGITAAAACSASTGIPLTHRDYSQSVQFVTGHAKQISNSANQGNDNQEVNWKSLALSNNTLVIYMGVMRSTNIKTQLIKYGRDPHTPVAIIEKGTRADQRVITGTLDMLDILVEEHNIGSPALTIIGEVVSLHRELYKGSLDADFDINGIVGAENTISLVNPAA
- a CDS encoding 3D domain-containing protein encodes the protein MFYFTNMHLKSFTANFYQTAQTLCRIGVYSLALFTVFSCSNLNSRSAEYCENNWKITGYYTPIELDFKSKQTRLIRISSTQSYMLNEDFVNAVKIEGWGKTKFGWYLGYYGKTWHKQSKPLNAYGRALTKGAIAVDKNLIAKDSVVKIQGLESILNIDQFVAVDVGSAIKQKRIDVYTGEGLSAKQKTYAVTGNHQVCFNSLSPAPVISL
- a CDS encoding AhpA/YtjB family protein, producing MTDTNEIIYPQVTSIYNKLMQIGVAIILLLMILHLSVTGVSDSEDGLDKHVSEVSTQFLQQAVNSAAVILNTGNKKQIRQFVESLANSDLVLSARLYDKNGQVIAESELATPVKELYGIEGGSTDESDQYSPFIAEIRNDNLVGYLRLTLVEDTLTNTMEKQIRGQFELFRIMLLVAVLAGFLFTRGFSRFSRQGLRLGKKVAS
- the serB gene encoding phosphoserine phosphatase SerB; translated protein: MTSPTFSSSYSITNNELQLASMFNEQAENLPVSLTLSANSFNLVANAQLSAMENSTTGANECYELVLFGDTNIAHLKSIMSLLNIDSMILNAINSRADKVSYRFDTGLNNVEQIKSALDEYALKNNFELALVKNAPSLNEPGLLVMDMDSTTIRIECIDEIAKLAGVGEEVSKVTELAMQGELDFAESLRARVATLKDAPESILQQVADNLPLMHGLEVLLKILKQHNWKVAVASGGFTYYTEILRAQLGLDATQANDLEIVDGKLTGKVLGSITDAQVKADTLTKLSSEYGISNQQTVAMGDGANDLTMMQAANLGIAFEAKPVVLKQASCAINFSGLDCMLHWLK
- the radA gene encoding DNA repair protein RadA — protein: MAKPKITFVCNDCGSDFPRWMGQCTDCKAWNTLVEMKISPSKAKAANNKSLSGYAGGIGGGSKKINEIESLDAEKRASGIGELDRVLCGGVTKGSVNIISGDPGAGKTTLLSDLVARMSADTASLYCTAEESLSQFKNRVDRLKLDYNQDNLFLLSETSVEAIIEELESNQIKFAVIDSIQAVVTDNANGSPGSPSQVKSAAQALTQYCKQNDVTMFLIAHVNKNNEIAGPQTLVHIVDALLHIDTNDGQVRTLRANKNRFGDIDTVGIFKMTERGMTSVDNPSEIFLSGSSTESPGSTITCIRKGNRNLLLEIQCLTTETEAEFPQRVCVGLNMNRIKMLTGILRKHTKTKIYHDTFFNIVGGLKIDESETCIDLALVTALLSSLNEFIMPRSTCIMGELSLNGDVRPIDSGVPRVKEAAQHGFTEIYIPHRNYHKSMEGLGARIVPVKTIHELMTLIS